The following DNA comes from Candidatus Tectomicrobia bacterium.
GGGAGAATTTCTGCCATGGCGAAGGCGAAGTTTGAGCGGACGAAGCCGCACGTGAACGTAGGGACGATCGGGCACGTGGACCATGGGAAGACGACGCTGACGGCGGCGATCACCAAGCGTTTGGCGGAGAAGGGGCGGGCCAAGTTCGTTCCC
Coding sequences within:
- the tuf gene encoding elongation factor Tu (EF-Tu; promotes GTP-dependent binding of aminoacyl-tRNA to the A-site of ribosomes during protein biosynthesis; when the tRNA anticodon matches the mRNA codon, GTP hydrolysis results; the inactive EF-Tu-GDP leaves the ribosome and release of GDP is promoted by elongation factor Ts; many prokaryotes have two copies of the gene encoding EF-Tu), translated to MAKAKFERTKPHVNVGTIGHVDHGKTTLTAAITKRLAEKGRAKFVP